The Amycolatopsis japonica nucleotide sequence GGAATCGCCGGGGACCGGGCCGGTCTCCACGACGTGGTTGTTCTTGTCGACGATCGCCGTGTAGAACTCGTAGTCCGCCGCGCTCGCCCCGCCGTAGGGGTTCGCCAGTTCCTCGAACTGATGGCTGTAGCCGTGCATGATCAACGTCGCGCCGCGCCGGATCGCGTGGTGCAGCGCGTCCACCAAGGCCGGGCTGTCCACGAGCCGCGCGAACGTCGGCCTGCCGCCGTTGGCCACACCGTGCGGATCCGCGTAATACGGGTAGACCGCGAGGGAGAACGGGATCCCTTGCCCGCCAAGGAGATCGGCGATCCGGCGGATCTGGCCCGCGTCGGTGCGCGGGCCGATGTCCTCGATCCGCACGAGCGCACGGTGCCGTTCCGAGGTCTTCGGCGCGAGCGTGCCGAGCAGGATGTCGGCGGCGGCGAGGTACCGGTCACCCTCGTTGACGTAGGAGAACGGCGCCTCCGCGACGTAGGTGAAGTTCCCCGAGCGCACCGCCCACGGCGTGTGCTCGCCGGCCGTGACGCTGTCCGCGAGCACCTCGTTGACCGCCGGGTTTTCCCGCCGCACCAACGGAACCGAGCCGATCTCGGGATTGCGTTCGAGCGACACGTTCTTGTAGCGGACCTCGGTGGGCGAAGCCGGCGTCCGCCCCGCCGGTGTCCAGCCCCAGCGCGCGGTGACACCCGGGTCGTGCGCCACCAGGCGGTCGACGTTCTCCCCCAGCCAGACCACCGGCACCTTCGCGGTCACCACGTCCGCGAGCAGTGCGGCGGGCAACACGGCGTCACTGATCGAACCGACGTAGACCAGCGCCTGGTATCCGCCGATCTCGCCCGGCCGGTAGTCCGCCGCGGCACGCATCGTCCAGCCGCCCGCCCGCGAGACCAGGTTCGCGGTCTGCATCGCGAACGCTTCGGCCATACCGGCTTCGTCCGCGTCGGCGGGCGGATTCGGCGCGTCCCGCTCACCGGCGTCGTAGACCACCAGCGTCCGGTGGGCGCGGTTCCCGCCGGGGCCGGGGCTGCCGACTTCGCTGCTCATCGCCAGCCGGTCGCCGAGCGAAACCGGTGCCGCCGCGGGCGAAGCGAGGATCGCGCTCGCCGGGCGCGTGTACACGACCAGCAGCACCAAACCGGTCGCGACGACGACCGCCAGCACCGCGAACCGCAGCCCGGCCGGGGTACGCCGTCGCCTGTCCACCTTGCGCTTCCGGGTCATACCAGCACACCCCCGGACACCGCGGCGAACTCGTCCACCGGCTCGGCGCTCAGCCCGAGCAGCCTGGCCAGCGCGCGCTCGGTGCGCGACGCGGCCCTTCCGTCGCCGAAGGGATTGCCCTCGCCCATCATCGCCGCCCTCGCCCGCGGGTCGGTGAGCAGTTCCGACGCCGTCCGCACGATCAGCTCGCGATCGGTGCCGACCAGCCGCGCACAACCCGCGTGGACCGCTTCCATCCGTTCGGTGACCTCGCGCAACACCAGCACCGGCACCCCGAACGTGGGCGCCTCCTCCTGGATCCCGCCGGAGTCAGACAGCACCAGCGTGGCGGCCGCGAGCACACCGGCCAGTTCCTCGTACCTCAGCGGCTCGGTGACCACCACGCGAGGCAGGCCGCCCAACTCCTCGTCGACCAGCTCGCGTACGGCCGGGTTCGGATGCGCGGGCAGCACCACGGACACGTCGAAATGGCGGGCGACCAGTTCGGTGACCGCGCGCAGCACCTGGCGCAGGGGTTCGCCCCAGGACTCGCGGCGGTGCGCGGTGACCAGCACCAGCCGTTCACCGCGGGCGGCCGCTTCCACCGCCGCGGCGACCCGCTCGTCCTGGAAGTCCACCGCGCCGCGGTCGGCGATCGCGCGGATCGCGTCCACCGATGTGTTGCCGGTGACCAAGATCTGCTCGGCGGGAACCTGCTCACGAAGCAGGTTGTCCGCCGCGGCCGAGGTCGGCGGAAGATGCAAGGAGGCGGCCTGGGTGACCAGCCGCCGGTTCAGTTCTTCCGGGAAGGGCGCGGCCAGATCGAACGAACGCAGGCCCGCTTCCAGGTGCACCACCGGAACCCGCCGCCAGAACGCGGCGAGCGTGCCGGCCAGTGTGGTCGTGGTGTCGCCCTGGACCACCACCGCCGCGGGCGGTTCACGTTCGGCCAGCGCGTCCAGGCCGGTCAGCATCTGCCCGAGCAGTTCGGGCTGGCCGCCGTCGCGGCGATGCAGCGGCAACGTGACGTCCGCGCGGACGCCGAACGTCTCCAGCGCCTGATCGACCATCGTCGGATGCTGCCCGGTGGCGACCAGGCATGGCTCCATCCGCCCGGCCTCGGCGATCGCTTCGGCGACCGGC carries:
- a CDS encoding DUF2334 domain-containing protein yields the protein MTRKRKVDRRRRTPAGLRFAVLAVVVATGLVLLVVYTRPASAILASPAAAPVSLGDRLAMSSEVGSPGPGGNRAHRTLVVYDAGERDAPNPPADADEAGMAEAFAMQTANLVSRAGGWTMRAAADYRPGEIGGYQALVYVGSISDAVLPAALLADVVTAKVPVVWLGENVDRLVAHDPGVTARWGWTPAGRTPASPTEVRYKNVSLERNPEIGSVPLVRRENPAVNEVLADSVTAGEHTPWAVRSGNFTYVAEAPFSYVNEGDRYLAAADILLGTLAPKTSERHRALVRIEDIGPRTDAGQIRRIADLLGGQGIPFSLAVYPYYADPHGVANGGRPTFARLVDSPALVDALHHAIRRGATLIMHGYSHQFEELANPYGGASAADYEFYTAIVDKNNHVVETGPVPGDSAEWFRGRIATGLGEFRRVGLLEPEVFEFPHYGGSAVDYKEVSSHFAARYDQGSYFAGYCPRGACGSTSTVSYQNKYGQYFPYPVRDVYGAVVIPENLDHVAPEPFNQHPARLPADLLADGAKSKVVRDNVASFFFHPFLPLEHLNTVVLGLRAQGYEFTTASEVARG
- the wecB gene encoding non-hydrolyzing UDP-N-acetylglucosamine 2-epimerase, yielding MGTRPEAIKLAPVAEAIAEAGRMEPCLVATGQHPTMVDQALETFGVRADVTLPLHRRDGGQPELLGQMLTGLDALAEREPPAAVVVQGDTTTTLAGTLAAFWRRVPVVHLEAGLRSFDLAAPFPEELNRRLVTQAASLHLPPTSAAADNLLREQVPAEQILVTGNTSVDAIRAIADRGAVDFQDERVAAAVEAAARGERLVLVTAHRRESWGEPLRQVLRAVTELVARHFDVSVVLPAHPNPAVRELVDEELGGLPRVVVTEPLRYEELAGVLAAATLVLSDSGGIQEEAPTFGVPVLVLREVTERMEAVHAGCARLVGTDRELIVRTASELLTDPRARAAMMGEGNPFGDGRAASRTERALARLLGLSAEPVDEFAAVSGGVLV